A DNA window from Bacteroidota bacterium contains the following coding sequences:
- a CDS encoding rhomboid family intramembrane serine protease: MLFPISDDDKDLKGFAPVTIGLIVLNLAVFFLLQQAGENPVFTYGWSVIPYEIANGIDLVAPESIIINGERQAIPQAPGPSPIYLTILSAMFMHGGYMHLFGNLLYLWIFGDNVEVRFGAIPFLGFYLFSGVVATFAQIYLDPSGVIPNLGASGAISGVLGAYMVLFPRNRVHAIFLWTMVSIPAIIAIGAWIVMQFVSGWGSLVAPGEVAGGVAYAAHIGGFFAGVAIALFMRFMIKEEPKDPFSKHPRYQKSRRIW; this comes from the coding sequence ATGCTGTTTCCGATCAGTGATGATGACAAAGACCTGAAGGGCTTTGCGCCGGTCACAATTGGGCTCATTGTGCTCAATCTTGCTGTGTTTTTCTTGTTACAGCAAGCCGGCGAGAATCCGGTTTTTACGTATGGCTGGAGCGTTATTCCCTATGAAATTGCCAATGGCATCGACCTGGTGGCGCCCGAGTCGATCATCATTAATGGAGAGCGCCAGGCCATTCCCCAGGCACCGGGCCCATCACCCATATACCTGACGATTTTGTCGGCCATGTTTATGCACGGCGGCTATATGCACCTTTTTGGTAACCTGCTGTATCTCTGGATATTTGGTGATAATGTAGAAGTGCGCTTTGGCGCGATACCTTTTCTCGGCTTTTACCTCTTCAGCGGTGTAGTTGCGACCTTTGCACAGATCTATCTGGATCCTTCTGGTGTGATACCCAACCTCGGCGCTTCGGGGGCCATTTCAGGTGTGTTGGGGGCTTACATGGTGCTTTTTCCGCGTAATCGCGTGCACGCCATTTTTCTGTGGACGATGGTGTCGATTCCGGCAATCATTGCCATTGGGGCGTGGATTGTCATGCAGTTTGTTAGTGGGTGGGGTTCACTCGTTGCGCCCGGGGAAGTAGCCGGCGGCGTTGCGTATGCTGCACATATTGGCGGTTTCTTTGCCGGCGTTGCTATTGCATTGTTTATGCGATTCATGATCAAGGAAGAGCCCAAAGATCCGTTCAGTAAACATCCACGGTATCAGAAATCACGGCGAATCTGGTAA
- the smpB gene encoding SsrA-binding protein SmpB translates to MSDGIKIITSNRKARHEYHISDTLEVGIVLLGTEVKSLREGKANLQEAYCTFTEGELMLMQCHIAPFKHGGHYNHDPLRPRKLLLHRRELKKWDATAHQKGFTIVPLKMYFKTGRVKLEIGLAKGKKLYDKRSDIADRESKRKLDRVMKEGLQ, encoded by the coding sequence ATGAGTGATGGCATCAAAATTATAACATCCAACCGCAAGGCGCGCCATGAGTATCACATCAGCGATACCCTGGAAGTGGGCATTGTTCTGTTGGGAACTGAGGTGAAGTCGTTGCGTGAAGGCAAAGCCAACCTCCAAGAGGCTTATTGCACGTTCACTGAAGGCGAACTCATGCTGATGCAGTGCCACATCGCACCGTTTAAACATGGCGGGCACTATAACCATGATCCGCTTCGCCCCCGGAAACTCCTTTTGCACCGCCGCGAGCTGAAAAAGTGGGATGCTACCGCCCACCAGAAAGGCTTTACGATTGTCCCGCTAAAAATGTATTTCAAAACAGGGCGCGTAAAACTGGAAATTGGCCTCGCCAAAGGTAAAAAACTGTACGACAAACGCTCAGATATTGCCGACCGGGAATCTAAACGTAAACTGGATCGCGTGATGAAAGAAGGACTCCAGTAG
- a CDS encoding 5-(carboxyamino)imidazole ribonucleotide synthase has product MPVDQSFPCLGIMGGGQLGRMLAIAAIPMGIKVRFLSPTADGPMQGLGEHVVGDWKDPGVLKAFAAGCTAITVESEWAPAEHLLNVLPQETGLWPHPDTLKLIRNKGTQKKTLQAAGLPVPAFSCCSTLEEAKREAADFGYPVLLKRYLGSYDGYGNATVKNPEELEAAWPELADETGLMVEAWVPFVRELSVLIARRPGGEHVVYPVAFTEQKDHRCHAVVVPASISDATAARATAIGLQAVEAVQGVGITAVELFELADGTVLINELAPRPHNTGHYSIEGCYASQFENHVRAVLDLPLGSPALRQPVAVMINVLGHREADPATAGFPEALAMPGMAIHIYGKTSVRPKRKMGHVTATGKDARTVRELAEKAAALIQL; this is encoded by the coding sequence ATGCCTGTTGACCAATCTTTTCCTTGCCTTGGCATCATGGGCGGCGGCCAACTGGGGCGCATGCTGGCTATAGCAGCCATTCCTATGGGCATTAAGGTACGTTTCCTCTCCCCAACAGCCGACGGCCCCATGCAAGGCCTGGGTGAACACGTTGTAGGTGACTGGAAAGACCCCGGCGTTTTAAAAGCCTTCGCTGCCGGCTGCACGGCTATCACTGTAGAAAGTGAATGGGCGCCGGCAGAGCATTTGCTCAATGTATTGCCGCAGGAAACCGGACTCTGGCCGCACCCCGACACCCTGAAACTCATCAGAAACAAAGGCACCCAGAAAAAGACCTTGCAGGCAGCAGGCCTGCCCGTCCCTGCCTTTTCTTGCTGCAGCACCCTGGAAGAAGCCAAACGAGAAGCAGCTGATTTTGGTTACCCCGTCTTGCTCAAACGGTATCTTGGCTCGTACGACGGGTACGGCAATGCAACAGTCAAAAATCCTGAAGAACTGGAAGCGGCGTGGCCCGAGCTTGCTGATGAAACCGGCCTGATGGTCGAAGCGTGGGTACCTTTTGTGCGTGAGCTGTCTGTGCTGATTGCCCGCCGGCCGGGTGGAGAACACGTGGTCTACCCCGTTGCGTTCACAGAACAGAAAGATCACCGGTGTCACGCGGTTGTGGTCCCTGCATCCATATCAGATGCAACGGCAGCCCGGGCAACGGCCATTGGCCTGCAAGCTGTTGAAGCAGTGCAAGGCGTTGGCATTACCGCGGTAGAGCTGTTTGAGCTTGCAGACGGGACCGTCCTCATTAATGAACTTGCCCCGCGACCGCACAACACCGGCCACTACTCCATTGAAGGCTGTTATGCTTCACAGTTTGAAAACCATGTGCGCGCCGTACTGGACCTGCCACTGGGCAGTCCTGCGCTACGCCAGCCTGTAGCCGTGATGATCAATGTGCTTGGGCACCGCGAGGCAGATCCGGCGACAGCAGGCTTTCCAGAAGCACTGGCAATGCCAGGCATGGCTATACATATTTATGGCAAAACCAGTGTCCGCCCGAAACGAAAAATGGGGCATGTTACCGCCACAGGTAAAGATGCCAGAACGGTGCGGGAATTGGCTGAGAAAGCTGCTGCTTTAATCCAACTATAA
- a CDS encoding aldo/keto reductase yields the protein MTTKAGLATTIKLSNSVEIPRFGLGVFKMEEGSEVKEAIRWAIEAGYKSIDTAKVYANEAGVGQAIRESGVAREDVFVTTKVWNSDQGYDQTMRAYEKSLEELGLSYVDLYLVHWPVKGKYVDSWRALETLYNEGRVRAIGVSNFLVHHLKDVMDAGTIVPMVNQVEFHPRLQQPELQSFCKDNGVQLEAWSPIMKGRVLDIPELVALGEKYGKNAVQVTLRWMYQKDIVSIPKSVKQARIVSNADIFDFELSSEDMQQVDLLDQGIRVGPDPDNFDF from the coding sequence ATGACGACAAAAGCAGGATTAGCTACCACGATAAAACTGAGCAACAGTGTAGAGATTCCACGTTTCGGACTGGGCGTGTTCAAAATGGAAGAGGGGAGCGAAGTTAAAGAGGCTATTCGCTGGGCCATTGAAGCTGGATACAAAAGCATTGATACGGCAAAAGTGTATGCCAATGAAGCCGGTGTTGGACAGGCGATCCGCGAATCTGGCGTTGCGCGTGAAGATGTGTTTGTGACCACCAAAGTCTGGAATTCAGACCAGGGATACGACCAGACCATGCGCGCTTACGAGAAAAGCCTCGAAGAACTGGGCCTCTCTTATGTTGATTTGTATCTGGTACATTGGCCAGTGAAAGGCAAATATGTGGATAGCTGGCGCGCGTTAGAGACGTTGTACAACGAAGGCCGTGTGCGGGCAATTGGCGTGAGTAACTTTCTCGTGCACCATTTGAAGGATGTGATGGACGCCGGCACCATTGTGCCTATGGTAAACCAGGTCGAATTCCACCCCCGCTTGCAGCAGCCTGAATTACAATCCTTTTGCAAAGACAACGGTGTACAGTTGGAAGCCTGGAGCCCGATCATGAAAGGCCGTGTGCTCGACATTCCGGAGCTTGTTGCTTTAGGAGAGAAGTATGGCAAAAATGCCGTACAGGTGACGCTGCGTTGGATGTATCAGAAAGACATTGTCTCAATACCCAAGTCGGTGAAGCAGGCGCGTATTGTGTCGAATGCTGATATTTTTGATTTTGAGTTGTCTTCAGAAGACATGCAGCAGGTAGATCTGCTTGACCAGGGCATTCGTGTTGGGCCCGATCCGGATAATTTTGATTTTTAG
- the purE gene encoding 5-(carboxyamino)imidazole ribonucleotide mutase, with amino-acid sequence MRTPETDPVIGIAMGSESDLPVMDEAAKVLAAFGVPFEMRVLSAHRTPQAMQTYAEAAHTRGLKVIIAGAGGAAHLPGMIAASTPLPVIGVPVPTRNLKGMDSLLSIVQMPGGVPVATVAIGGAKNAGLLALQILATGNPEMMHKIMAYKKDLISLVEDMDTRVQKHGETHQ; translated from the coding sequence ATGCGCACCCCAGAGACTGACCCGGTAATCGGTATTGCCATGGGCAGTGAATCAGACTTGCCCGTAATGGACGAAGCAGCAAAAGTACTGGCTGCATTTGGCGTGCCTTTTGAGATGCGGGTTTTGTCTGCGCACCGGACGCCGCAAGCCATGCAAACGTACGCGGAGGCTGCGCATACCCGAGGCCTCAAAGTCATTATTGCCGGCGCAGGAGGCGCAGCCCATCTGCCCGGTATGATTGCAGCAAGCACACCGCTGCCTGTCATTGGTGTGCCTGTACCTACGCGCAATTTGAAAGGAATGGATTCTTTGTTGTCGATTGTCCAGATGCCGGGCGGTGTGCCCGTTGCCACGGTTGCCATTGGTGGTGCAAAAAACGCCGGCCTGCTGGCCCTTCAGATCCTGGCTACAGGCAATCCGGAGATGATGCACAAGATTATGGCCTACAAAAAAGACCTGATTTCACTTGTAGAAGACATGGATACACGGGTTCAAAAACACGGCGAAACCCACCAATAA
- the tyrS gene encoding tyrosine--tRNA ligase, with protein MSAFLPVEEQLAHIKRGVEEILPEAALVDKLKKSFDSGKPLIVKLGCDPSRPDLHLGHSVVLRKLRQFQDLGHQAILIVGDFTGMIGDPSGRSKTRPPLTLEDTRANGQSYFEQATKILDPDNTRIVYNSEWLGEMSFRDVIQLAGKYTVARMLERDDFERRYKNGEAIGVHEFLYPLAQAQDSVAIESDIELGGTDQKFNLLVGRSIQEAAGLDPQVCITLPILEGTDGVEKMSKSLDNYIGISEDPEQMYGKTLSISDALIYRYYELATNVPTAELPALKTYAEGDPRNAKHDLAYKIVEMYYDKATADKARAHFENTVINRGIPEDIDEFAPSLADGNKLPLFKLLSEAGLAKSNGEARRLIQQNAVSIDGEKVSDASTEIDVPARAPFIIKVGKRRFARIVSK; from the coding sequence ATGTCAGCTTTCTTACCCGTTGAAGAGCAACTGGCGCATATCAAGCGCGGCGTTGAAGAAATTTTGCCGGAGGCTGCGCTTGTCGACAAGCTCAAAAAGTCGTTTGATTCGGGCAAGCCATTAATTGTTAAGCTGGGATGTGATCCAAGCCGGCCCGACCTGCACCTGGGGCACTCTGTTGTGCTCCGCAAGCTGCGCCAGTTCCAGGATCTCGGCCACCAGGCCATCCTGATTGTTGGCGACTTCACGGGGATGATTGGTGATCCTAGCGGCCGGTCTAAAACCCGTCCGCCGCTCACGCTTGAAGATACGCGTGCGAACGGCCAATCTTATTTTGAGCAGGCCACTAAAATTCTCGATCCTGATAACACGCGTATTGTGTACAACTCGGAGTGGCTGGGCGAAATGAGCTTCCGGGATGTAATCCAATTGGCCGGCAAATACACCGTTGCCCGCATGCTCGAGCGGGATGACTTCGAACGCCGCTACAAAAATGGCGAAGCGATTGGTGTCCATGAGTTTTTGTACCCGCTCGCGCAGGCGCAGGACTCCGTCGCCATTGAATCTGACATTGAGCTCGGTGGTACAGACCAGAAATTCAATTTGCTCGTAGGCCGTTCCATTCAGGAGGCAGCAGGCCTCGATCCGCAAGTCTGCATCACGTTACCGATCCTCGAAGGCACGGATGGCGTAGAGAAAATGTCAAAGTCGCTGGATAATTATATCGGCATTTCTGAGGATCCTGAGCAGATGTACGGTAAAACGCTGTCCATCTCTGATGCCCTCATTTATCGGTATTACGAACTGGCGACCAACGTGCCAACCGCTGAGTTGCCGGCACTAAAAACGTATGCTGAGGGCGATCCGCGAAACGCAAAACACGACCTTGCCTACAAAATTGTAGAAATGTATTACGACAAGGCGACCGCAGATAAAGCGCGTGCCCACTTCGAGAATACTGTGATCAATCGTGGCATTCCAGAAGACATCGATGAGTTTGCCCCTTCACTGGCTGATGGCAACAAGCTGCCGCTGTTTAAATTGCTTTCTGAGGCCGGCCTGGCAAAGTCCAATGGCGAAGCCCGCCGTCTGATTCAACAAAACGCTGTATCCATTGACGGCGAAAAAGTGAGTGACGCCTCAACTGAAATCGATGTGCCGGCGCGCGCGCCGTTTATCATCAAAGTAGGCAAGCGGCGCTTTGCACGTATTGTAAGCAAATAA
- the gcvT gene encoding glycine cleavage system aminomethyltransferase GcvT, with translation MKTTPLHAQHIQLGARMMPFGGFDMPVQYSGIIDEHMAVRQAAGLFDVSHMGEFLVEGPTALASIQRIVSNDAEKLYDGKAMYTAMCMPHGGIVDDLLVYRRSESSYMLVVNASNIQKDWDWVSQHVLEGTTLTNVSDDMALLAIQGPKAFDIVQTLLDTSIADLKFYHFIEPAAGKFLGLNNVILSYTGYTGEKGLEIYCNAEDAVTIWQALLEAGTSHGLKPVGLGARDTLRLESGFCLYGNDITEETSTYEAGLGWITKLGKGDFVGKTALEKIKADVPDRKLVGFVMAERGIPRHGNAIVNAAKEEIGVVTSGTQSPILSKGIGMGYVPNDKQYTTPGSIIGISSRGKTREAIVTKPPFHKS, from the coding sequence ATCAAGACCACCCCATTGCACGCGCAACACATCCAGCTGGGGGCACGCATGATGCCCTTCGGCGGCTTTGATATGCCCGTACAATACAGTGGCATCATAGATGAGCACATGGCGGTCCGGCAGGCAGCAGGCCTGTTTGATGTCAGTCACATGGGCGAGTTTCTTGTGGAAGGTCCTACTGCCCTTGCGTCTATCCAGCGCATTGTAAGCAACGACGCTGAAAAGCTATACGACGGCAAAGCCATGTACACAGCAATGTGTATGCCTCATGGGGGCATCGTTGACGACTTGCTTGTGTACCGCCGCAGCGAATCGTCGTACATGCTTGTTGTCAACGCATCCAATATTCAGAAAGATTGGGATTGGGTAAGCCAACACGTCCTTGAAGGCACGACGCTCACCAATGTGTCCGACGATATGGCCCTCCTGGCAATCCAGGGTCCCAAAGCATTCGACATTGTCCAAACGCTGCTCGACACCTCGATTGCTGACCTGAAATTCTACCACTTTATCGAGCCGGCTGCCGGTAAATTTCTCGGACTCAACAATGTTATCCTTTCCTACACAGGATACACCGGCGAAAAAGGGCTCGAAATCTATTGTAACGCTGAAGACGCGGTCACCATATGGCAGGCGCTCCTGGAAGCCGGCACATCGCACGGACTCAAACCTGTAGGCCTCGGCGCGCGTGATACCCTCCGTCTCGAATCGGGCTTCTGCCTGTATGGCAACGATATCACAGAAGAAACTTCCACCTACGAAGCCGGCCTGGGCTGGATTACGAAACTCGGCAAAGGCGATTTTGTAGGAAAAACGGCACTTGAAAAAATCAAGGCGGACGTACCAGATCGCAAGCTGGTTGGCTTTGTCATGGCCGAGCGCGGAATTCCGCGTCACGGCAATGCCATCGTAAATGCAGCAAAAGAAGAAATTGGTGTTGTTACCAGCGGTACTCAATCTCCCATCCTGAGCAAAGGCATCGGTATGGGGTATGTACCCAACGACAAGCAGTATACTACACCCGGCAGCATCATCGGTATTAGCTCGCGTGGAAAGACCCGCGAAGCGATCGTTACAAAGCCCCCTTTCCATAAATCCTGA
- a CDS encoding prephenate dehydrogenase, with the protein MIQKIAIVGVGLIGGSLGLALNKHRNDLEITGFDLPEVLDKALKRQAIDIPAASLEAAVADADLVILAVPIARILHLTTEIAPFLKAGAIVTDVGSVKKPVVSHAHEVLPDTVTFIGGHPMAGSEKSGVHHADPFLFENATYVFCPPEGMSETDFAGTHAELVDIFSSIGARIFVLPAARHDKIAAAVSHLPQLLAVTLMNYVSRHHESDDAFLQLAAGGFRDMTRIASSSFEMWRDILVANEGPILDMLAGFATDLQKMRNRVFGNDLEDLQQNFQQARIGRDLIPKHSKGFLHPLADVYVYAEDKPGFLYRLIGVLHEAEIDIKDLELLKIREGLEGVFRIGFTDRRTSAQAISALENAGYTAFQM; encoded by the coding sequence ATGATTCAAAAAATAGCCATAGTAGGCGTTGGATTGATTGGTGGATCGCTTGGATTGGCGCTCAACAAACACAGAAACGACCTCGAAATCACCGGTTTTGATCTTCCTGAAGTACTCGACAAAGCCCTCAAGCGGCAAGCGATTGATATTCCCGCCGCGTCCCTGGAAGCAGCGGTAGCTGACGCAGACCTCGTCATTCTGGCTGTCCCAATTGCGCGTATCCTGCATCTTACCACCGAAATTGCACCATTTCTTAAAGCCGGCGCAATTGTCACCGATGTGGGCTCGGTAAAGAAACCCGTTGTCTCCCATGCCCATGAGGTGTTGCCCGACACAGTGACCTTCATTGGCGGGCATCCCATGGCTGGCTCTGAAAAGAGCGGTGTACACCACGCAGACCCCTTTCTGTTTGAGAATGCCACTTACGTATTTTGCCCGCCAGAAGGCATGTCTGAAACCGATTTTGCCGGCACACACGCTGAGCTCGTCGATATTTTCAGTTCGATTGGTGCACGCATCTTTGTTTTGCCCGCCGCACGACACGACAAAATTGCAGCAGCAGTTTCCCATCTCCCCCAGTTGCTCGCTGTCACCCTCATGAATTACGTCTCCCGACATCATGAAAGCGACGACGCGTTTTTGCAACTTGCAGCCGGCGGCTTCCGCGACATGACGCGCATTGCCTCATCGTCTTTCGAAATGTGGCGGGATATCCTGGTTGCCAACGAAGGCCCCATTCTCGATATGCTTGCCGGCTTTGCTACCGACCTCCAGAAAATGCGCAACCGCGTATTTGGCAATGACCTCGAAGACCTGCAGCAAAACTTTCAACAGGCCCGCATTGGCCGCGACCTGATCCCCAAACATTCCAAGGGATTTCTACATCCGCTTGCAGACGTATACGTCTATGCCGAAGATAAACCCGGTTTTCTCTACAGGCTGATCGGAGTACTGCATGAAGCTGAAATTGACATCAAAGACCTCGAACTCCTTAAAATCAGGGAAGGCCTCGAAGGCGTTTTCAGAATTGGCTTCACAGACCGTAGAACCTCAGCACAAGCCATTTCAGCGCTTGAAAATGCTGGATATACCGCATTTCAGATGTAA
- a CDS encoding DNA translocase FtsK, giving the protein MAKRLAKVSSTRGANAPVISYERKSELLGLFMMAIAFCVMLALFSYKPIDDTLVQSYTFGEAFALENNRAENALGLVGATIAYYLIPNFLGLSILIWPLLMMAWGYLFLRNRHSLYLPMYTTFGLVGSFELACFFGWFGTSFDLNTTILSGNAGLAMADFAIRALGEIGSFFIISVLILITALLVIDRDFQKSMDRLEDAALNVRDLFTDWGTIIGREVFGNRKERRKLLDEERARQRTGEYLEELPPQQGDAKKSAKPSAAKSAATRIANVAQQALNTATSTVGSVKSGPPPAAPAQPAAPVASGPKSSDMFTEQLPDNYAASLNDYIAQNKTKAAGGTSEGTQVPPAQRSSLNPSAIKQVIQQEEAPGQVSMKVQEQVQEERAEKVTNSAANVPLREVRFRYPSVELLATSEDQMTIDYAELEENKQILLDKLATYNIQITDINAIVGPTITMYELTPAPGIKISRIKALEDDLAMAMAARGIRMVAPIPGKTAVGIEIPNRQRELVRLRDLIATKRFRDNKMRLPFPMGKTIEGHVFIQDITSMPHLLIAGATGAGKSVCLNTLITGLVYACHPSNLKFVMIDPKKIELQQYGRIVDHYLAIPEEAEAPIVTDVSQALGVLKSCEREMEFRYTLLQKAMVRSLHDYNLKFRNGDLPTEAGHRHLPYLVVVVDELADLMLTAGKEIEGPIARLAQMARAVGIHLILATQRPSVDVITGLIKANFPARIAFQVASKIDSRTILDQNGAQGLVGNGDMLYMKGSNLIRLQGPFISVDEVDCVTEYISDQAGTGPYFLPSIEDSPELKLDGQRQSELDELFAQAARIIVQTQQGSVSLLQRKLSIGYTRSARIVDQLERVGIVGPFEGSKARQVLVPTEADLLEILNGMKV; this is encoded by the coding sequence ATGGCCAAAAGACTAGCAAAAGTATCATCCACGCGGGGAGCCAACGCCCCGGTTATCAGCTATGAGCGCAAAAGCGAACTGCTGGGCCTCTTTATGATGGCCATAGCATTTTGTGTTATGCTTGCCCTCTTCAGCTACAAGCCGATTGACGATACCCTGGTGCAAAGCTATACCTTCGGGGAAGCCTTTGCCCTTGAAAACAACCGCGCAGAAAACGCGCTGGGGCTTGTTGGGGCCACCATAGCGTACTACCTGATCCCCAATTTCCTGGGCCTGTCTATTTTGATCTGGCCTTTGCTGATGATGGCATGGGGCTACCTGTTTCTCAGGAATCGCCATTCGCTCTACCTCCCCATGTACACCACCTTTGGCCTGGTTGGCTCGTTTGAACTGGCCTGCTTCTTTGGATGGTTTGGGACATCGTTCGACCTCAATACCACAATTCTGAGTGGCAATGCCGGCCTGGCCATGGCTGACTTCGCCATTCGTGCCCTGGGTGAAATCGGGAGCTTCTTCATTATCAGTGTCCTTATCCTGATTACCGCCCTGCTGGTTATCGACCGCGATTTCCAGAAATCGATGGACCGGCTCGAAGACGCTGCGTTGAACGTACGCGATCTGTTTACTGATTGGGGCACCATTATTGGCCGCGAAGTATTTGGTAACAGGAAAGAGCGCCGCAAACTGCTCGACGAAGAAAGGGCGCGCCAACGGACCGGAGAATATCTTGAGGAGTTGCCACCACAACAGGGTGACGCCAAGAAAAGCGCCAAACCAAGCGCTGCAAAATCTGCGGCCACCCGGATTGCCAATGTCGCCCAACAGGCGCTAAACACAGCAACTTCCACGGTTGGCTCTGTCAAATCGGGTCCACCGCCTGCCGCGCCGGCGCAGCCAGCTGCCCCTGTAGCATCAGGCCCCAAGTCCTCAGACATGTTTACCGAACAGCTGCCAGATAACTATGCAGCATCGCTAAACGACTACATCGCCCAAAACAAAACCAAGGCCGCTGGTGGCACATCCGAAGGTACACAAGTGCCGCCGGCGCAGCGAAGCAGCCTGAACCCAAGCGCGATCAAACAGGTCATTCAACAAGAAGAAGCGCCTGGACAAGTATCGATGAAAGTGCAGGAACAGGTACAGGAAGAGCGGGCTGAGAAGGTAACCAACTCTGCCGCCAACGTGCCGCTGCGCGAAGTCAGATTCCGCTACCCGTCTGTCGAGCTCCTTGCTACGTCGGAAGATCAGATGACGATCGACTACGCAGAGCTGGAAGAGAACAAACAAATTCTGCTCGACAAACTGGCAACGTACAATATCCAGATCACGGATATCAATGCGATTGTAGGCCCAACCATTACGATGTATGAGTTGACGCCGGCGCCAGGTATCAAAATCAGCCGCATCAAAGCGCTGGAAGACGACCTTGCCATGGCCATGGCTGCGCGCGGCATTCGCATGGTTGCGCCTATCCCAGGCAAAACAGCCGTAGGTATTGAAATTCCTAACCGACAAAGAGAACTCGTTCGTTTACGAGATCTCATTGCTACCAAGCGTTTCCGCGACAACAAAATGCGGCTCCCCTTCCCTATGGGTAAAACCATTGAAGGGCACGTATTTATTCAGGATATCACCAGTATGCCCCACCTCCTCATTGCAGGGGCTACAGGTGCAGGTAAGTCGGTATGTTTGAATACCCTGATTACAGGCCTTGTTTACGCCTGCCATCCTTCCAACCTGAAGTTTGTAATGATCGATCCGAAGAAGATCGAATTGCAGCAATACGGGCGGATTGTTGATCACTACCTCGCCATCCCTGAAGAAGCTGAGGCCCCGATCGTTACGGATGTTTCTCAGGCACTTGGCGTATTGAAGAGTTGTGAGCGGGAAATGGAGTTCAGGTATACACTGCTGCAGAAAGCCATGGTGCGAAGCCTGCACGACTACAACCTGAAATTCAGAAATGGCGATTTGCCAACCGAGGCCGGCCATCGTCACCTCCCCTACCTCGTTGTGGTGGTGGATGAGCTTGCTGACCTTATGCTAACCGCGGGCAAAGAAATTGAAGGTCCGATTGCACGACTTGCACAGATGGCCCGTGCTGTTGGCATCCACCTGATTCTTGCTACCCAGCGTCCTTCAGTGGATGTTATCACCGGACTTATCAAAGCCAACTTCCCTGCGCGTATTGCATTCCAGGTTGCTTCTAAAATTGACTCGCGTACCATTCTCGACCAGAACGGAGCACAAGGCCTTGTGGGCAATGGCGACATGCTTTACATGAAAGGCAGTAACCTCATTCGTCTGCAAGGTCCTTTCATCTCTGTGGATGAAGTTGATTGCGTAACCGAGTATATCTCCGATCAAGCGGGTACAGGCCCCTACTTCCTGCCGTCAATCGAAGATTCTCCCGAGCTCAAACTCGACGGCCAGCGACAGAGTGAACTCGACGAATTGTTTGCACAGGCTGCCCGCATTATCGTACAGACCCAGCAAGGCTCTGTATCACTGCTGCAGCGCAAGCTTTCGATTGGATATACCCGCTCTGCGCGGATCGTCGACCAGTTAGAGCGCGTGGGTATCGTAGGCCCGTTTGAAGGCTCAAAAGCCCGCCAGGTACTCGTACCTACAGAAGCTGATCTACTGGAAATCCTGAATGGGATGAAAGTCTAA